A genomic region of Streptomyces diastaticus subsp. diastaticus contains the following coding sequences:
- a CDS encoding AMP-binding protein, with translation MTTVPAPRAALSYAHGTGTTPLLADTIGASLDRTVAAHPDREALVDVASGRRWTYARFAEDVDTLARALLARGVLKGDRVGIWATNCPEWVLVQYATARIGAIMVNINPAYRAHELAYVLRQSGIGLLIATPGHRTNDFRALVNEVREECPALRETAYLGEESWTALLASAAGCPDGALAAREAELSCDDPVNIQYTSGTTGFPKGATLSHHNILNNGYFVGENIGYTEQDRICLPVPFYHCFGMVMGNIAATTHGACIVIPGPVFDPVTTLTAVAGERCTSLYGVPTMFIGELNLADFASYDLTSLRTGIMAGSPCPEEVMKRVVAEMHMAEVSICYGMTETSPVSTQTRRDDSLDRRTGTVGRVLPHLEIKVVDPATGVTVPRGEPGELCTRGYSVMLGYWDEPERTAEAVDAAGWMHTGDLAVLREDGYVEIVGRIKDMIIRGGENIYPREIEEFLYTHPKVADVQVVGVPDGKYGEEVLACVIPKQGAEPLTLEELRAHCRDRLAHYKVPSRLQLLDAFPMTVSGKVRKVDLRERYGR, from the coding sequence GTGACCACCGTCCCCGCGCCCCGCGCCGCCCTCAGCTACGCCCACGGAACCGGCACCACGCCCCTGCTCGCCGACACCATCGGCGCCTCCCTCGACCGCACCGTCGCCGCCCACCCCGACCGCGAGGCCCTCGTCGACGTCGCCTCCGGCCGGCGCTGGACGTACGCCCGGTTCGCCGAGGACGTCGACACCCTCGCCCGCGCCCTGCTCGCCCGGGGCGTCCTCAAGGGCGACCGGGTCGGCATCTGGGCCACCAACTGCCCGGAGTGGGTGCTGGTCCAGTACGCGACCGCCCGCATCGGCGCCATCATGGTCAACATCAACCCGGCCTACCGTGCCCACGAACTCGCCTACGTGCTGCGCCAGTCCGGCATCGGCCTGCTCATCGCCACCCCCGGCCACCGCACCAACGACTTCCGCGCCCTGGTCAACGAGGTCCGCGAGGAGTGTCCCGCCCTGCGCGAGACCGCCTACCTGGGGGAGGAGAGCTGGACGGCGCTGCTCGCCTCGGCCGCCGGCTGCCCTGACGGGGCGCTCGCCGCCCGCGAGGCCGAGCTGAGCTGCGACGATCCCGTCAACATCCAGTACACCTCGGGCACCACCGGCTTCCCCAAGGGCGCCACCCTCTCGCACCACAACATCCTCAACAACGGCTACTTCGTCGGCGAGAACATCGGCTACACCGAGCAGGACCGCATCTGCCTCCCCGTCCCCTTCTACCACTGCTTCGGCATGGTCATGGGGAACATCGCCGCCACCACCCACGGTGCCTGCATCGTCATCCCCGGCCCCGTCTTCGACCCGGTCACCACCCTCACCGCCGTCGCCGGCGAACGCTGCACCTCGCTCTACGGCGTCCCGACCATGTTCATAGGAGAGCTGAACCTCGCCGACTTCGCCTCCTACGACCTGACCTCGCTGCGCACCGGCATCATGGCCGGTTCGCCCTGCCCCGAGGAGGTCATGAAGCGGGTCGTCGCCGAGATGCACATGGCCGAGGTCTCCATCTGCTACGGCATGACCGAGACCTCCCCGGTCTCCACCCAGACCCGCCGCGACGACAGCCTCGACCGCCGCACCGGCACCGTCGGCCGCGTCCTGCCGCACCTGGAGATCAAGGTCGTCGACCCGGCCACGGGCGTCACCGTGCCGCGCGGCGAGCCCGGCGAACTCTGCACCCGGGGCTACTCGGTGATGCTCGGCTACTGGGACGAACCCGAACGCACCGCCGAGGCCGTCGACGCGGCCGGCTGGATGCACACCGGCGACCTCGCCGTCCTCCGCGAGGACGGGTACGTGGAGATCGTCGGCCGGATCAAGGACATGATCATCCGTGGCGGGGAGAACATATACCCCAGGGAGATCGAGGAGTTCCTGTACACCCACCCGAAGGTCGCCGACGTCCAGGTGGTCGGCGTGCCCGACGGCAAGTACGGGGAGGAGGTGCTGGCCTGTGTGATCCCGAAGCAGGGTGCCGAGCCGCTCACCCTGGAGGAACTGCGCGCCCACTGCCGCGACCGCCTCGCCCACTACAAGGTCCCCAGCCGCCTCCAGCTCCTCGACGCCTTCCCGATGACCGTCAGCGGCAAGGTCCGCAAGGTCGACCTGCGTGAGCGTTACGGCCGCTGA
- a CDS encoding 2-hydroxy-3-oxopropionate reductase: MSKTADTARPSIAWIGLGIMGSPMSENLIKAGYTVTGHTLEQEKLDRLTAAGGKAAASIAEAVREADVIITMVPASPQVEAIAYGPDGILAHARRGALLIDMSSITPQTSIDLAEAAQEKGVRVLDAPVSGGEAGAVEAVLSIMAGGEQADFDEARPVFEALGKTIVLCGPHGSGQTVKAANQLIVAVNIQACAEAVVFLEKSGVDLGAALDVLGGGLAGSTVLARKKENFLRRDFAPGFRIDLHHKDMGIVTDAARTVGAALPVGTAVAQLVASLRAQGDGNLDHSALLRGVERLSGGQV, translated from the coding sequence ATGAGCAAGACCGCCGACACCGCCCGCCCGTCGATCGCCTGGATCGGCCTCGGCATCATGGGCTCCCCGATGTCCGAGAACCTGATCAAGGCCGGGTACACCGTCACCGGTCACACCCTGGAGCAGGAGAAGCTCGACCGGCTCACCGCCGCCGGCGGCAAGGCCGCGGCCTCCATCGCCGAGGCGGTGCGCGAGGCCGACGTCATCATCACGATGGTCCCGGCCTCCCCGCAGGTCGAGGCGATCGCCTACGGCCCGGACGGCATCCTGGCCCACGCCCGGCGCGGCGCCCTGCTGATCGACATGTCCTCGATCACCCCGCAGACCTCCATCGACCTCGCCGAGGCCGCCCAGGAGAAGGGCGTCCGGGTCCTGGACGCGCCCGTCTCGGGCGGGGAGGCGGGCGCGGTGGAGGCGGTGCTCTCCATCATGGCCGGCGGCGAGCAGGCCGACTTCGACGAGGCCCGGCCCGTCTTCGAGGCGCTGGGGAAGACCATCGTGCTCTGCGGCCCGCACGGCTCGGGGCAGACGGTGAAGGCCGCCAACCAGCTCATCGTCGCCGTCAACATCCAGGCGTGCGCCGAGGCCGTGGTCTTCCTGGAGAAGTCCGGCGTGGACCTGGGCGCGGCGCTCGACGTGCTCGGCGGCGGACTGGCCGGCTCGACCGTGCTGGCCCGGAAGAAGGAGAACTTCCTGCGCCGCGACTTCGCCCCGGGCTTCCGCATCGACCTGCACCACAAGGACATGGGCATCGTCACCGACGCCGCCCGCACCGTCGGCGCGGCACTGCCCGTCGGCACGGCCGTCGCCCAGCTCGTCGCCTCGCTGCGGGCACAGGGCGACGGCAACCTCGACCACTCGGCGCTGCTGCGCGGGGTCGAGCGCCTCTCCGGCGGCCAGGTCTGA
- the gcl gene encoding glyoxylate carboligase, translating into MARMTAARAAVEILKREGVSRAFGVPGAAINPFYAALKASGGIQHTLARHVEGASHMAEGYTRTHPGNIGVCVGTSGPAGTDMITGLYSASGDSVPILCITGQAPTARLHKEDFQAVDIASIATPVTKMAVTVLEPAQVPGVLQQAFHLMRSGRPGPVLVDLPLDVQLAEIEFDPETYEPLPVYKPAATRAQAAKALAMLQESERPLIVAGGGVINADAAGLLTEFAELTGVPVVPTLMGWGVLPDDHPLNAGMVGLQTSHRYGNATFLESDFVLGIGNRWANRHTGGLDVYTEGRTFVHVDIEPTQIGRVFAPDYGIASDARAALELFVELAREQRDAGVLPDRSAWAESAQERRATLQRRTHFDDIPIKPQRVYQEMNRAFGPETRYVSTIGLSQIAGAQMLHVYRPRHWINCGQAGPLGWTVPAALGVAVADPTTPVVALSGDYDFQFMIEELAVGAQHRIPYVHVLVNNAYLGLIRQAQRNFDIDFQVNLEFENINAPELGVYGVDHVKVAEGLGCKALRVTDPADLAGAFQEARKLAEEFQVPVVVEAVLERVTNIAMSGSDIDKVGEFEELATEPGHAPTAVRTLKG; encoded by the coding sequence ATGGCTCGTATGACCGCTGCCCGTGCGGCAGTCGAGATCCTCAAGCGCGAAGGCGTCAGCCGCGCGTTCGGCGTGCCGGGCGCGGCCATCAACCCCTTCTACGCCGCGCTCAAGGCGTCCGGCGGCATCCAGCACACGCTGGCCCGGCACGTCGAGGGCGCCTCCCACATGGCCGAGGGCTACACTCGTACCCACCCCGGCAACATCGGGGTCTGCGTCGGCACCTCCGGCCCGGCCGGCACCGACATGATCACCGGCCTGTACTCCGCCTCCGGCGACTCCGTCCCGATCCTCTGCATCACCGGGCAGGCGCCCACCGCGCGCCTGCACAAGGAGGACTTCCAGGCGGTCGACATCGCCTCCATCGCCACCCCGGTCACCAAGATGGCGGTCACCGTCCTGGAGCCGGCCCAGGTCCCCGGCGTCCTCCAGCAGGCCTTCCACCTGATGCGCTCCGGCCGCCCCGGCCCGGTCCTCGTCGACCTGCCGCTCGACGTGCAGCTCGCCGAGATCGAGTTCGACCCCGAGACCTACGAGCCGCTGCCCGTCTACAAGCCGGCCGCCACCCGCGCACAGGCCGCCAAGGCGCTGGCGATGCTCCAGGAGTCCGAGCGCCCGCTGATCGTGGCGGGCGGCGGGGTCATCAACGCCGACGCCGCCGGTCTGCTCACCGAGTTCGCCGAGCTGACCGGTGTCCCCGTCGTCCCCACCCTGATGGGCTGGGGCGTGCTCCCGGACGACCACCCGCTCAACGCCGGCATGGTCGGCCTCCAGACCTCGCACCGCTACGGCAACGCCACCTTCCTGGAGTCCGACTTCGTCCTCGGTATCGGCAACCGCTGGGCCAACCGTCACACCGGTGGGCTCGACGTCTACACCGAGGGCCGCACCTTCGTGCACGTCGACATCGAGCCCACCCAGATCGGGCGGGTCTTCGCCCCCGACTACGGCATCGCCTCCGACGCCCGCGCGGCCCTGGAGCTCTTCGTCGAACTCGCCCGCGAACAGCGCGACGCCGGAGTCCTGCCCGACCGCTCCGCCTGGGCCGAGTCCGCCCAGGAGCGCCGCGCCACCCTCCAGCGCCGCACCCACTTCGACGACATCCCGATCAAGCCGCAGCGCGTCTACCAGGAGATGAACCGCGCCTTCGGACCGGAGACCCGGTACGTCTCCACCATCGGCCTCTCCCAGATCGCCGGGGCCCAGATGCTCCACGTCTACCGGCCCCGCCACTGGATCAACTGCGGCCAGGCCGGACCGCTCGGCTGGACCGTCCCCGCCGCCCTCGGCGTCGCCGTCGCCGACCCCACGACACCGGTCGTCGCGCTCTCCGGCGACTACGACTTCCAGTTCATGATCGAGGAACTGGCCGTCGGCGCCCAGCACCGCATCCCGTACGTCCACGTCCTGGTCAACAACGCCTACCTCGGGCTGATCCGGCAGGCGCAGCGGAACTTCGACATCGACTTCCAGGTCAACCTGGAGTTCGAGAACATCAACGCGCCCGAGTTGGGCGTCTACGGCGTGGACCACGTCAAGGTCGCCGAAGGGCTCGGCTGCAAGGCGCTGCGGGTCACCGACCCCGCCGACCTGGCCGGGGCCTTCCAGGAGGCCCGGAAGCTCGCCGAGGAGTTCCAGGTGCCGGTGGTGGTCGAGGCCGTGCTCGAACGCGTCACCAACATCGCGATGAGCGGCAGCGACATCGACAAGGTCGGCGAGTTCGAGGAACTCGCCACGGAGCCCGGGCACGCGCCCACCGCGGTGCGGACACTCAAGGGGTGA
- a CDS encoding alpha/beta hydrolase family protein, translating into MPEATGGRPVGSAELHLVDRERQDPWVADRARELMVSLWYPARRTRGCPRQPYMPAGVARSVDESGSFGLAGPGKVDWAGIRTEAARGAPADDRRRRPVVLHSPGLEVSRTLGTSTAIELASRGYVVVTVDHTYETPAVQFPGGRVEFQEPMSGTEDLKKVVETRVRDIRFVLDQLALVRRGPGPDARRGLPKGLDKALDLERVGMYGHSGGGATAAETMRVDRRIDAGVNMDGTLQYDDSDFLPVAREGLDRPFMLMGKAGQTHLDKASWRSFWDHSTGWKRDLSLVGGSHFSYTDAQSFVPALDERLDLPAGLREQYVGTVDPGRSTAAQRAYLAAFFDQHLRKRPQDLLDGPSSAHPDVRFVD; encoded by the coding sequence TTGCCGGAAGCCACCGGCGGCCGTCCGGTCGGGAGCGCCGAGCTGCATCTGGTCGACAGGGAGCGCCAGGACCCCTGGGTCGCCGACCGGGCGCGGGAGCTGATGGTCAGCCTCTGGTACCCGGCCCGCCGGACGCGGGGGTGTCCGCGGCAGCCGTACATGCCCGCCGGTGTCGCGCGTTCCGTCGACGAGTCCGGTTCGTTCGGCCTGGCCGGGCCGGGAAAGGTGGACTGGGCCGGGATCCGCACGGAGGCGGCCAGGGGGGCGCCGGCCGACGACCGCCGGCGGCGGCCCGTCGTGCTCCACTCGCCGGGTCTGGAGGTCTCCCGGACACTCGGGACGTCGACCGCGATCGAGCTGGCGAGCCGGGGTTACGTCGTCGTCACCGTCGATCACACCTACGAGACCCCGGCGGTGCAGTTCCCCGGCGGCCGGGTGGAGTTCCAGGAACCGATGTCGGGGACCGAGGACCTGAAGAAGGTGGTGGAGACCCGGGTGCGCGACATCCGCTTCGTCCTCGACCAGCTCGCCCTGGTGCGGCGCGGCCCCGGCCCGGACGCCCGGCGTGGCCTGCCGAAGGGACTGGACAAGGCACTGGACCTGGAGCGGGTCGGGATGTACGGACATTCGGGCGGGGGCGCCACCGCGGCGGAGACCATGCGGGTGGACCGCCGTATCGACGCGGGCGTCAACATGGACGGAACGCTCCAGTACGACGACAGCGATTTCCTCCCCGTGGCACGGGAAGGGCTGGACCGCCCCTTCATGCTGATGGGCAAGGCCGGCCAGACCCACCTCGACAAGGCGTCCTGGCGGTCCTTCTGGGACCACTCGACAGGCTGGAAACGTGACCTGAGCCTGGTGGGGGGCAGTCACTTCAGTTACACGGACGCCCAGTCGTTCGTACCGGCCCTGGACGAGCGCCTGGACCTACCCGCCGGGCTCCGCGAGCAGTACGTCGGCACGGTGGACCCCGGACGCAGCACCGCCGCCCAGCGCGCCTACCTCGCCGCCTTCTTCGACCAGCACCTGCGAAAGCGCCCCCAGGACCTGCTGGACGGCCCCTCGTCCGCCCACCCGGACGTGCGGTTCGTCGACTGA
- a CDS encoding TIM barrel protein yields MGYANQRFDVNLSILFTELPLLERPAAAAAAGFTAVELWWPWVATPTPPQDELDALAKSLKDAGTQLVGLNFYAGELPGPDRGALSVPGEESERFRANLDVATRFAETTGCTALNALYGNRVEGADPAVQDQLALENLVLAARAADRIGATLLLEALNQPESPRYPLLGADETVALADRVNEATGLTNTAFLMDLYHLSMNGLSTEDLYAVIDTHAARTGHVQIADDPGRGAPGTGTLPLGSLLERLHTAGYAGWTGLEYKPGDRPSAEAFDWLPAERRAARP; encoded by the coding sequence ATGGGCTACGCCAATCAGCGGTTCGATGTGAACCTCTCGATCCTCTTCACCGAACTGCCGCTCCTGGAGCGTCCCGCCGCAGCGGCGGCGGCCGGCTTCACCGCGGTCGAGCTGTGGTGGCCCTGGGTGGCCACCCCCACTCCCCCGCAGGACGAACTCGACGCGCTGGCCAAGTCGTTGAAGGACGCCGGCACGCAGCTCGTCGGCCTCAACTTCTACGCGGGCGAGCTGCCCGGCCCGGACCGGGGCGCCCTTTCGGTCCCCGGCGAGGAGTCGGAGCGCTTCCGCGCCAACCTCGACGTGGCGACCCGCTTCGCCGAGACCACCGGCTGCACCGCGCTCAACGCGCTGTACGGCAACCGCGTCGAGGGTGCCGACCCGGCGGTCCAGGACCAACTCGCGCTGGAGAACCTGGTACTGGCCGCCCGCGCCGCCGACCGGATCGGCGCGACGCTGCTGCTGGAAGCGCTCAACCAGCCCGAGTCGCCCCGCTATCCGCTGCTCGGCGCCGACGAGACCGTCGCCCTGGCCGACCGGGTCAACGAGGCCACCGGCCTGACCAACACGGCCTTCCTGATGGACCTGTACCACCTGTCCATGAACGGCCTGTCCACCGAGGACCTGTACGCCGTCATCGACACCCACGCGGCCCGCACCGGCCACGTCCAGATCGCCGACGACCCCGGCCGGGGCGCCCCCGGCACCGGCACGCTCCCGCTGGGGTCACTGCTGGAGCGGCTGCACACGGCCGGATACGCCGGCTGGACGGGACTGGAGTACAAGCCCGGCGACCGGCCGAGCGCCGAGGCCTTCGACTGGCTCCCCGCCGAGCGGCGCGCCGCACGCCCCTGA
- a CDS encoding catalase, with product MSKRVLTTESGAPVADNQNSASAGVGGPLLLQDQHLLEKLARFNRERIPERVVHARGSGAYGHFTVTDDVSDLTSAAFLSTVGKRTELFTRFSTVADNLGGADAVRDPRGFAVKFYTEEGNYDLVGNNTPVFFIKDPLKFPDFIHSQKRDPFTGKQEPDNVWDFWAHAPEATHQVTWLMGDRGIPASYRHMNGYGSHTYQWTNAAGEAFFVKYHFKTNQGIRSLSAEQGQELAGKDANSHQTDLLQAIERGVHPSWTLYVQVMPAAEADGYRFNPFDLTKVWPHADHPLRRVGRLVLDRNPDNVFAEVEQAAFSPNNFVPGIGPSPDKMLQGRLFAYADAHRYRLGVNHTQLAVNAPRATAADNYGRDGLMAANAQPRGEKNYEPNSYGGPVETGAPLSAPLAVHGHTGTHEAPAHSKDDDFFQAGELYRLMSEEERARLVANIAGGLSQVSREDVIEKNLAHFHAADPAYGKRVEAAVRTLREG from the coding sequence ATGTCGAAGCGTGTGCTCACGACCGAGTCGGGCGCTCCTGTCGCCGACAACCAGAACTCCGCCAGCGCCGGCGTCGGCGGTCCCCTCCTCCTCCAGGACCAGCACCTCCTGGAGAAGCTGGCACGCTTCAACCGGGAGCGCATCCCGGAGCGCGTCGTGCACGCCCGCGGCTCCGGCGCGTACGGCCACTTCACCGTCACCGACGACGTCTCCGACCTGACGAGCGCGGCGTTCCTGAGCACCGTCGGCAAGCGGACCGAGCTGTTCACCCGGTTCTCCACCGTCGCCGACAACCTCGGCGGGGCCGACGCCGTCCGCGACCCCCGCGGCTTCGCGGTGAAGTTCTACACCGAGGAGGGCAACTACGACCTCGTCGGCAACAACACGCCGGTCTTCTTCATCAAGGACCCGCTGAAGTTCCCCGACTTCATCCACTCGCAGAAGCGCGACCCGTTCACCGGCAAGCAGGAGCCGGACAACGTCTGGGACTTCTGGGCGCACGCCCCCGAGGCCACCCACCAGGTCACCTGGCTCATGGGTGACCGCGGCATCCCCGCCTCGTACCGCCACATGAACGGCTACGGCTCGCACACCTACCAGTGGACCAACGCCGCGGGCGAGGCCTTCTTCGTGAAGTACCACTTCAAGACCAACCAGGGCATCCGCTCGCTCTCCGCCGAGCAGGGCCAGGAACTGGCGGGCAAGGACGCCAACTCGCACCAGACGGACCTGCTCCAGGCCATCGAGCGCGGCGTCCACCCGTCCTGGACGCTCTACGTCCAGGTGATGCCGGCCGCCGAGGCCGACGGCTACCGCTTCAACCCGTTCGACCTGACGAAGGTCTGGCCGCACGCCGACCACCCGCTGCGCCGCGTCGGCCGCCTGGTCCTGGACCGGAACCCGGACAACGTCTTCGCCGAGGTCGAGCAGGCCGCCTTCTCCCCCAACAACTTCGTGCCCGGTATCGGCCCCTCGCCCGACAAGATGCTCCAGGGCCGGCTCTTCGCCTACGCCGACGCGCACCGCTACCGGCTCGGCGTCAACCACACCCAGCTCGCGGTCAACGCGCCGCGCGCCACCGCCGCCGACAACTACGGCCGGGACGGCCTGATGGCCGCCAACGCCCAGCCGCGCGGTGAGAAGAACTACGAGCCCAACTCGTACGGCGGCCCCGTCGAGACCGGCGCCCCGCTGTCCGCGCCGCTCGCGGTCCACGGCCACACCGGCACCCACGAGGCCCCCGCCCACTCCAAGGACGACGACTTCTTCCAGGCCGGCGAGTTGTACCGGCTCATGTCCGAGGAGGAGCGCGCCCGACTGGTCGCCAACATCGCCGGCGGCCTCTCCCAGGTCTCCCGCGAGGACGTGATCGAGAAGAACCTCGCCCACTTCCACGCCGCCGACCCCGCATACGGCAAGCGCGTCGAAGCCGCCGTGCGGACGTTGCGCGAAGGCTGA